CAAGCAGGTCTTTGACCTCATTGCCCGGGAGGCGGGGAACGAATGCGCGGCGCGATTGACCGTCTGGCGGTTCGACTTCTTCCATTCACCCCAGTTGACGGTTGCAGCCAGTCAACAGGCGGAGGAAGCGGACGTCATCATCTTCGCGCCGCGCGACCCCAACTGGCTTCCCCCACAAATCAAGGCGTGGCTGGAACGCTGGCCACAGCGCCGGAAGCATCACACCGGGGCGCTTATTGGCGTCTTCCACCCGGCCGTCGGAGCACAGGCGCGCTCGTCGGATGTCGCCCTCTTGCTGCTCCGCGCCGCCAGCCGGGCCGAGATGGATTTCTTCTTCCGCGCTGAAACCCCGACGCCAACCGGCTTGGAATTGCCGCGCCCGGCCCATTCGGAACCGTTCACCATCACCCGGACCGCGCGGCCGCAGTATCGCAACTGGGGCGTCAACGAATGATTTCAACTATGGCAACGACAAATAGCAATACGACCACGCAAATCGCCGACAACGAAACCATCGCGCGCGCCGCTTATCTGGAATGGATCAAGGCGGGCAAACCGACGGGCCGGGATTTGGAGTTCTGGCTCAAGGCCGAGGAGAAGGTCCGTCACAGCACCACGGCCCGGCCGCTCCCGCCCCGGAAAGACGGCGGAACCACCAGCCGAACCGCCCTGTCGCGCTCGAAGAAATGAGCCGCCCCGCCACTGCGTCGGATGCCGTCAGCGGAGTTCACTACGGCAGGGCCGCCGCGAACCGGGGCGTAAAACCAGACAGGAGCGCCAAGTGAACGGCGAACAGGCCGGCGGAGGGCCGGTGGAATGGCGTCAGCCAGGCAACGGTCGCGGCGCACCCAATTTGCCGTCCTGTCGCGCCAAACCGGCGGGCTTTGGCGATTACGTGGACTGCTTGGCGGCCCGGCCGGAGCGATGCCTGTTCGCCCTCGCGTTCGGGGAAGGTTACCTCTGCCAGCATCCTGCGCGACGCGACATCGTGGCGCGCACCCGTGATCGTTCACCGCCGGAAAGATTGTGACAGCCGTCCGATCTGGTTCACGCGCCGCGCACCCAGACATCCGCGTGCAGCAATCCCCATTCGGCCAGTTTCCGCCGCGTCAGGAAAAATCCGGCAGCGCTCAAGAATTCATCCGGCGGGATCAACTGCCGCGCCGGCAGCGCCGTGGCCCAGCGGAAAAAGGCATACGCCGATGCCAGAATCAGCCGCGCCCGCCCGCGTTGCCAGCCGCGCGCCGGCACGTTGAAATCGGCAATCAGCCAGTGCGCACCGGGCGCCGCCCGCCGCGCGAGCGCGGCCACCACCGGTCCGAGCTGGGCCGCGGGGAAGCAGTCGAGAAAGAAATTTGTCACGATCAGATCGAACAATCCGTCGCCGCCGGACCATTCGGGCAGATGCGCCTGCACGAATTCAATCGCCTCCGGCCGGCCGCCCGCCGCGCGCCAGCGGGTTTCGGCCACGCGCAACATGCCGCCGCTGGCATCCACGCACGTGATGGTGGCCTGCGGAAAACGGCGGGCGCAAACCTCCAGGAAGCGGCCATGCCCCTCGCCCACCAGCAAAATGCGCCGGGGTTCGGGAATCTCCGCCAGCCACGCCACGCGGCAGCGTTGCAGTTTGCCGCCCGCGAGGAGCCATTCCATGGCGCGATAAAATGGGGCCAGCCGGTCGAAGCTCATTTGGCCGCCACCACCGGGCGCAGACGCCACCAGCCCGCGGCAAACACGGCGCCCACCGTGTAAGCCACCACGTCGAGCGGGTCGCCCACCGTTCGCATGATATGCGGCCCGATGCCCTCGAACAGGATGGACCAGACCACGAGGTGAAAAACAATTTCACTGAGGCGCGGAGGCTCGTCGTGATCGCGCAGATGGAGCCAGCGCTGCAGTTGCAGCAACACGGGCAAGGCGCACGGAATCAGCAGCAGATCGTCGAACTGTCCGGACAGAAAGGCCGAATGCGCGCGGGGCGCAACGACCCAGCGGTTGAGGGCGTAGAGGGCGCACCCCGCCAGGCAAAGCGGATCCCGCCAGTAACCAAACCGTTTCACAGCAGGCCGAGAATCACAATGCCCGTGGCAGCCGCCAGGGCCAGTTTCAAGAAGCCAATGATCATCGTCATAAAGAATTAAATGACAGGCCAAACGCCGGAAATACTCAAAAATCGGCCGGATTCTCCGCCGCCGCCTGCTGCGCCCGCAGCAGATCGTGAATGGTAAGCAGGCCAAAACCGCCTTCCGGGCCGACCCCGCGGACCACCAGCGCGCCGGTCGGCGATTCCAGCAGGTCATTCTGAATGTCGCTCAGGTGCGCATCCGGCTCGACCACCACCACCGGCTGCAACCGGGGTTCGCGTTTGCCATTGAAGGCCAGTTCCGCCTCTTCCCGTTCCAGCATGCCCAGCGGCGCGCCGTCGCGAATCACCGGATAACGGGCATACGGATGCTTCGCCAGCACGGCCCGGACTTCCTTCTCCTCGAGCGTCGGCAACACCACCGGCCGCGGATTGGCGAGCGCGCGCACCGGCTGTTCCTGCCACGCGCGGAGATTGTCCAGCGGCCGGAGGCGTTCGACGTCGTGGCCGTCCTGCTCCAGCAGTTCGTCGTAGAAACTTTGCTTCAGAAAGGAGCGCGTGATGGCCTGGCTGATGAGCGCGGTCAGCATCAACGGCGGCACGATGGCGAACTGGTGCGTCATCTCAAACACGATCAAAATGCTCGTCACCGGCGCACGCACCACGGCACCCAGCGTGGCGCTCATGCCGACCACCGCGAGCATGACCACGTCGTTCGGCGTCAACGGCAGCACGTAATTGGCGCCGCCCGCCACGAGCACGCCCGCCATGGCGCCAAAAAACAGCGTGGGCGAAAAGATGCCGCCGCAACCGCCCGTGCCGTAGCACGCCACGGTGGCGAATAATTTTGCGGTCAACAGCATGGCGGCCGTGCCCCAAAACATCTTGCCCGCCAGCGCATCGCTCAAATCACCGTAACCCAGGGCAAACACGCCGACGCGGCCCGTGTGCCAGAACACGGCCAGCCCGAGCGCCCAGCAAATCAACGCCCCCACCGCCGGGCGCATCCACATGGGAACCTGCTGCCACTGGCGGCAGCTCAACCGCAGGCCCATGGACCATTTTTGAAAGAAGACACCCGCCAGGCTGGCCACCGCCGCCACCAGCGGGATCAACACATACGCCTGCCAGTTGGCCTCGCCCAGCGGCGCCAGCGCAAACGCCGGCTGTGGCCCGAGGATGCCGTGCGCAACCAGCGCCCCGAGCACGCCCGCAAACAGCACCGAACCCAGCAGCCG
This genomic stretch from Verrucomicrobiia bacterium harbors:
- a CDS encoding DUF2934 domain-containing protein; translated protein: MATTNSNTTTQIADNETIARAAYLEWIKAGKPTGRDLEFWLKAEEKVRHSTTARPLPPRKDGGTTSRTALSRSKK
- a CDS encoding class I SAM-dependent methyltransferase; the encoded protein is MEWLLAGGKLQRCRVAWLAEIPEPRRILLVGEGHGRFLEVCARRFPQATITCVDASGGMLRVAETRWRAAGGRPEAIEFVQAHLPEWSGGDGLFDLIVTNFFLDCFPAAQLGPVVAALARRAAPGAHWLIADFNVPARGWQRGRARLILASAYAFFRWATALPARQLIPPDEFLSAAGFFLTRRKLAEWGLLHADVWVRGA
- a CDS encoding chloride channel protein, yielding MKAVQFLPSLVARLPRRARTPVLTAVAGLGAGFLAVLFQMAMNGIYQGGLVPLSKQGVAPFAVGSFVLIVVTSLAAGWLMSSFCREAAGSGIPQLKAALWKDFGYVKLRVVWVKFLAGALQIGGGSSMGREGPSVQMAGGVGSNLTGLLGEPKQRRRLGAATGAAAGLAAAFNTPLAAVTFVLEELIGDLNSRLLGSVLFAGVLGALVAHGILGPQPAFALAPLGEANWQAYVLIPLVAAVASLAGVFFQKWSMGLRLSCRQWQQVPMWMRPAVGALICWALGLAVFWHTGRVGVFALGYGDLSDALAGKMFWGTAAMLLTAKLFATVACYGTGGCGGIFSPTLFFGAMAGVLVAGGANYVLPLTPNDVVMLAVVGMSATLGAVVRAPVTSILIVFEMTHQFAIVPPLMLTALISQAITRSFLKQSFYDELLEQDGHDVERLRPLDNLRAWQEQPVRALANPRPVVLPTLEEKEVRAVLAKHPYARYPVIRDGAPLGMLEREEAELAFNGKREPRLQPVVVVEPDAHLSDIQNDLLESPTGALVVRGVGPEGGFGLLTIHDLLRAQQAAAENPADF